The following coding sequences are from one Saprospiraceae bacterium window:
- a CDS encoding IS30 family transposase, which translates to MYKQITYPQRVLIEQFKRQGMSIIQIAVELGYHRSTIYRELDRNSSPGSYKLYGSARAQDRSEQRAQGKGRKNKITSDLKSKVDQLLKIKWSPEQIEGRANIDKYERVSKECIYQYVYEDKRKGGDLWSNLRHSHRSRRRRKNTYKQRGIIKNRVCIEDRPKIVESQKGMEIGKEIL; encoded by the coding sequence ATGTATAAACAAATCACCTACCCTCAAAGGGTATTAATTGAACAATTTAAAAGGCAAGGAATGAGCATTATTCAGATTGCTGTGGAATTAGGATATCATAGAAGCACTATATATCGGGAACTCGATAGAAACTCTTCACCTGGTTCATACAAGTTATATGGAAGCGCAAGAGCTCAGGATCGGAGTGAACAGAGAGCACAAGGAAAGGGAAGGAAGAATAAAATTACAAGCGATCTTAAAAGCAAAGTGGATCAATTACTTAAAATCAAGTGGAGCCCAGAGCAAATCGAAGGTCGAGCGAATATTGATAAGTATGAAAGGGTTAGTAAAGAGTGCATATATCAATATGTATATGAAGATAAAAGGAAAGGAGGTGATCTATGGAGTAATTTAAGACATTCCCACAGAAGTAGGCGAAGACGCAAAAATACCTATAAACAAAGGGGAATTATCAAAAACAGAGTATGTATTGAAGATAGACCAAAGATTGTTGAATCTCAAAAAGGTATGGAGATTGGGAAGGAGATACTATAG